One Brevibacterium spongiae DNA segment encodes these proteins:
- a CDS encoding DEAD/DEAH box helicase family protein translates to MTADRPPLRRHQGEALTALREGTAADERRSWIVLPPGAGKTRVGIEYATHLLDRNLVERIVVFGPNTAIQGQWAREWNRCGGDLGPAGTRRDLSQVFTALTYQSLAVFDTDRETVDSDDAHDAGRNVASDDRVTETGESAQAGSLLDALAPGGRELVDTLVAGGPTLLILDECHHLLEVWGRLLADLLTLLPDVWVLGLTATPPSTMSTRQRELVSDLFSAVRYSASIPALVKEGDLVPFADLVWVTEPTREEVGWLSAQAERHTEFITGILDPNHGTIGLLEWVDRRFLGDRAEAVSWQTMSRQRPELCDAALRLHHAGLLRLPPGARLGEQHRRDPDVDDWARLIEDWMRHHLLVSEAASDHDLAEAIRRRLPAIGCRWTRHGIAAGRSPIDRVLSHSASKPRACVDIVSAEAATLGDHLRMLVLCDFESATATLSADVRTVLDERSGSALLVLETLLADAGTAPLNPLLVSGRTVAGPPSVLAELWEHIATEDEELAARLHITDPESGVSRLEGSWTSREWVPHVTAFFASGTAQVLIGTRALLGEGWDAPAVTGLIDLTSATTPTAVTQTRGRALREDPNWADKVAVNWTVVCISAGHPRGAQDWGRLVRKHDGFFGTDADGEIVDGVAHIDPAFSAFQPPADVADAINARMTLRSQSRAEVARRWNVGADYRDEEIRSVRIVAADSDPAEIDSDPAVAGSDRAEVASSRGGGDSDSNRAGGAADSDGIVPMPRHRDGDPGRILPFTLRAPVVIVWATVGLLMLVVAMLSTSAAAWICGLIAAGLLLGLPVLLSVAGRRRQSVYGTTPTVAQIAGAIAEALHTLGLSSAGADAVRMTIDAHGDLRCHLDADPASAEAFALALDEAVSPIGDPRYLLPCWRLLTRADGLRGWWTQMRWGIGAAQEADPIWVGVPTVLGTKKERAVAFARAWDIWIGGGDPVYTRNPDGAGILAAVRGGNPWRLTSVLRTRWR, encoded by the coding sequence ATGACGGCTGACCGGCCGCCCCTGCGCCGCCATCAGGGAGAGGCTCTGACCGCCCTGCGTGAGGGAACCGCCGCTGATGAGCGTCGGTCGTGGATCGTCCTGCCTCCGGGAGCTGGCAAGACGCGCGTCGGCATCGAGTACGCGACCCATCTGCTCGACCGGAATCTGGTCGAACGCATCGTGGTCTTCGGACCGAACACGGCAATCCAGGGGCAGTGGGCGCGCGAATGGAACCGGTGCGGTGGGGACCTGGGGCCGGCGGGAACCCGTCGAGATCTCAGCCAGGTATTCACCGCCCTCACCTACCAGTCCTTGGCCGTCTTCGACACGGATCGGGAGACGGTCGACAGCGATGACGCACACGATGCGGGCCGGAACGTTGCTTCCGACGACCGTGTGACCGAAACCGGAGAGTCTGCGCAGGCCGGCAGTCTGCTCGACGCTCTCGCACCCGGCGGACGCGAGCTCGTCGACACCCTGGTCGCCGGCGGTCCGACGCTGCTCATCCTCGACGAATGTCATCACCTGCTCGAAGTCTGGGGTCGGCTTCTGGCCGACCTGCTGACTCTGCTGCCCGATGTATGGGTGCTCGGACTGACGGCCACCCCACCGTCGACGATGTCGACCAGACAACGCGAACTCGTGTCCGACCTGTTCTCCGCCGTCCGCTATTCCGCCTCCATCCCGGCACTGGTCAAGGAGGGGGACCTCGTCCCGTTCGCCGACCTCGTCTGGGTGACCGAACCGACCCGGGAGGAAGTCGGCTGGCTGTCGGCACAGGCCGAACGCCACACCGAGTTCATCACCGGCATCCTCGACCCGAACCACGGCACGATCGGACTGCTCGAATGGGTGGACCGTCGCTTCCTCGGCGACCGTGCGGAAGCAGTGAGCTGGCAGACGATGAGCAGACAGCGGCCCGAACTCTGCGATGCCGCGCTGCGCCTCCACCACGCAGGTCTGCTGCGACTGCCGCCCGGAGCCCGCCTCGGTGAACAGCACCGCCGCGACCCCGACGTCGACGATTGGGCACGACTCATCGAAGACTGGATGCGCCACCACCTGCTCGTCTCCGAGGCCGCCTCCGATCACGACCTCGCCGAGGCGATCCGCCGACGGCTGCCCGCAATCGGCTGCCGCTGGACCCGCCACGGAATCGCGGCCGGCCGGTCGCCGATCGACCGCGTCCTCTCCCACTCGGCGTCGAAGCCGCGGGCCTGCGTCGACATCGTCTCCGCCGAGGCCGCCACTCTGGGGGACCACCTGCGGATGCTCGTCCTCTGCGACTTCGAATCCGCCACCGCAACCCTCTCAGCCGATGTCCGCACCGTCCTCGACGAACGATCCGGTTCGGCCCTGCTCGTCCTCGAAACCCTGCTCGCCGACGCCGGAACGGCGCCACTCAACCCGCTGCTCGTCTCCGGACGCACGGTTGCCGGACCCCCGTCCGTCCTCGCCGAGCTGTGGGAGCACATCGCGACCGAGGACGAGGAGCTGGCCGCTCGCCTGCACATCACCGATCCGGAATCCGGGGTCAGCCGCCTCGAGGGGAGTTGGACCAGCCGCGAATGGGTGCCGCACGTGACCGCCTTCTTCGCCTCCGGGACCGCGCAGGTGCTCATCGGCACCCGGGCGCTGCTCGGCGAAGGCTGGGACGCGCCTGCCGTGACCGGACTCATCGACCTCACGAGCGCGACCACTCCGACTGCGGTGACGCAGACCCGTGGTCGGGCGCTGCGGGAAGATCCGAACTGGGCGGACAAGGTGGCGGTGAACTGGACCGTCGTGTGCATCAGCGCAGGTCACCCGCGCGGAGCTCAGGATTGGGGTCGACTCGTGCGCAAACACGACGGTTTCTTCGGCACCGATGCTGACGGTGAGATCGTCGACGGCGTCGCCCATATCGATCCCGCGTTCTCCGCTTTCCAACCGCCCGCGGACGTCGCCGACGCCATCAATGCGCGGATGACCTTGCGGTCCCAATCCCGCGCCGAGGTGGCCCGCCGGTGGAATGTCGGCGCCGACTATCGCGACGAGGAGATCCGATCGGTGCGCATCGTCGCCGCCGATTCCGATCCTGCCGAGATCGACTCCGACCCTGCCGTTGCCGGCTCCGATCGTGCCGAGGTCGCCTCCTCTCGTGGAGGGGGAGACTCCGATTCCAACCGGGCAGGGGGCGCTGCCGACTCCGATGGCATCGTTCCGATGCCGCGTCACCGCGACGGCGACCCCGGCAGGATTCTGCCCTTCACCCTCCGGGCACCGGTCGTCATCGTCTGGGCGACGGTGGGTCTGCTCATGCTCGTGGTCGCCATGCTGAGCACGTCAGCCGCGGCCTGGATCTGCGGTCTCATCGCCGCCGGACTGCTGCTGGGCCTGCCGGTTCTCCTCAGTGTTGCGGGTCGACGGAGGCAGAGTGTCTACGGCACAACTCCGACCGTCGCGCAGATCGCCGGCGCCATTGCCGAGGCGCTGCACACCCTCGGGCTGAGCAGCGCCGGTGCCGACGCTGTGCGGATGACGATCGACGCACACGGGGACCTGCGATGCCACCTCGACGCGGATCCCGCCTCGGCGGAGGCCTTCGCCCTCGCTCTCGACGAAGCGGTGTCACCGATCGGCGACCCCAGATACCTGCTGCCATGCTGGCGACTGCTGACTCGCGCTGACGGACTGCGCGGATGGTGGACGCAGATGCGGTGGGGGATCGGTGCCGCCCAGGAAGCCGATCCGATCTGGGTGGGCGTGCCCACAGTGCTGGGGACGAAGAAGGAACGCGCAGTCGCCTTCGCCCGAGCATGGGACATCTGGATCGGCGGAGGTGACCCCGTCTACACTCGCAATCCCGACGGGGCAGGCATCCTCGCTGCGGTGCGCGGAGGCAACCCATGGCGGCTGACATCCGTGCTGCGGACGCGCTGGCGTTAG
- a CDS encoding NADP-dependent oxidoreductase gives MTTNHRIRLNSRPVGAPTAENYLLDEVPVPTPGEGQVLLRTLYLSLDPYMRGRMSDAKSYAKPVEVGDVMVGATVSEVVESNADDFAVGDIVLGYGGWQEYSVESTGHLRRIDPELAPISTHLGVLGMPGFTAYAGLLEIGQPKEGETVAVAAATGPVGSVVGQIAKIKGATAVGIAGGPDKVAHLEELGFDVALDHRTGNLRQELKEAVPQGIDVYYENVGGEVFDAVLPRLNTFARVPVCGLVANYNLTSLPEGPDRSGALMGNILTKSLLVRGFIQTEFAERLTPQFLEDMSGWLKEGKVRYREDIRPGLEKAPEYFNDLLTGGNFGKMVVAVGAES, from the coding sequence ATGACGACCAACCATCGGATTCGCCTGAACTCGCGCCCCGTGGGCGCCCCCACTGCGGAGAACTACCTGCTCGATGAGGTGCCCGTGCCCACCCCGGGTGAGGGCCAGGTGCTGCTGCGCACCCTCTACCTCTCGCTCGACCCGTACATGCGCGGGCGCATGTCGGACGCGAAGTCCTATGCCAAGCCCGTCGAGGTCGGCGATGTCATGGTCGGTGCCACCGTGTCCGAAGTGGTCGAATCGAATGCTGATGACTTCGCCGTCGGCGACATCGTCCTCGGCTACGGCGGTTGGCAGGAATACTCGGTGGAGTCGACCGGGCACCTGCGCAGGATCGACCCGGAGCTCGCACCGATCTCCACCCACCTCGGAGTGCTCGGCATGCCCGGATTCACCGCGTATGCGGGACTGCTCGAGATCGGTCAGCCGAAGGAAGGCGAAACCGTGGCCGTGGCCGCTGCGACCGGTCCGGTCGGGTCCGTCGTCGGTCAGATCGCGAAGATCAAGGGAGCGACCGCGGTCGGCATCGCCGGTGGTCCTGACAAGGTTGCTCACCTGGAGGAACTCGGCTTCGACGTGGCGCTCGACCACCGCACTGGCAATCTGCGGCAGGAGCTGAAAGAGGCGGTCCCGCAGGGCATCGACGTCTACTACGAAAACGTCGGCGGGGAGGTCTTCGACGCCGTGCTGCCGCGGCTCAATACGTTCGCGCGCGTGCCCGTGTGCGGACTCGTCGCCAACTACAACCTCACCTCGCTGCCTGAAGGCCCAGACCGTTCGGGCGCGCTCATGGGGAACATCCTGACGAAGTCGCTGCTCGTGCGCGGCTTCATTCAGACCGAGTTCGCCGAGCGCCTGACCCCGCAGTTCCTTGAGGACATGAGCGGCTGGCTCAAGGAGGGCAAGGTCCGTTACCGGGAGGACATCCGTCCCGGTCTCGAGAAGGCTCCCGAGTACTTCAACGACCTGCTCACCGGCGGCAACTTCGGCAAGATGGTTGTGGCAGTGGGTGCGGAGAGCTGA
- a CDS encoding amidohydrolase family protein: MNDSDDAATQTLSTTIGRTVEVPESMTPPPRTDAEVPDYVRALGLPGLADIHVHFLPQNVLDKVWDYFDNAADNYGRDWPIAYRFNTDTRLSIVRELGIRAIPALTYPHKPGMAAWLNEWNAEFAAAHDDVIHCGTLYAEPESADYVPAALAAGARLFKMHVQVGVFSPDDPVLDPAWDALEKAQAPIVIHAGSAPLPGKYTGPQAVANVLERFPQLTFVIAHMGMPEYDEFATLAETYDNVYLDTTMFASGYFSSPAEVAPAYRERLAALEGKIILGSDFPNIPYPYVDQISGLAGLGLGDDWMRSVLWTNGAKVLGLG, translated from the coding sequence ATGAACGACTCCGATGACGCAGCTACTCAGACGCTCTCGACGACGATCGGCCGCACCGTCGAGGTGCCCGAGTCGATGACGCCTCCCCCGCGCACGGATGCCGAGGTCCCCGACTACGTCCGTGCCCTCGGCCTGCCGGGCCTCGCGGACATCCACGTCCATTTCCTCCCGCAGAACGTGCTCGACAAGGTGTGGGACTACTTCGACAACGCCGCGGACAACTACGGCCGCGACTGGCCGATCGCCTACCGCTTCAACACCGACACCCGGCTGAGCATCGTCCGCGAGCTCGGCATTCGCGCGATCCCGGCCCTGACCTACCCGCACAAACCCGGCATGGCCGCGTGGCTCAACGAATGGAACGCGGAGTTCGCGGCCGCCCATGATGACGTCATCCACTGCGGCACCCTCTATGCCGAACCCGAGTCCGCCGACTATGTGCCCGCCGCGCTGGCGGCTGGGGCGAGGCTGTTCAAGATGCACGTCCAGGTCGGCGTCTTCTCCCCCGACGATCCGGTCCTCGACCCCGCATGGGACGCACTGGAGAAGGCGCAGGCACCCATCGTCATCCACGCCGGATCCGCGCCGCTGCCGGGCAAGTACACCGGGCCGCAGGCAGTGGCGAACGTCCTCGAACGCTTCCCGCAGCTGACATTCGTCATCGCCCATATGGGCATGCCCGAATACGACGAGTTCGCGACCCTGGCCGAGACGTACGACAACGTGTACCTCGACACGACGATGTTCGCCTCCGGGTACTTCTCCTCCCCCGCCGAGGTGGCCCCCGCCTACCGTGAACGCCTGGCCGCGCTGGAGGGCAAGATCATCCTCGGCTCGGATTTCCCGAACATCCCGTACCCGTACGTCGATCAGATCTCGGGGCTGGCGGGGCTGGGACTCGGCGACGACTGGATGCGCTCGGTGTTGTGGACCAATGGGGCGAAGGTGCTCGGCCTGGGCTGA
- a CDS encoding DUF402 domain-containing protein, whose product MSLIDPYPIITPPGLRPVGQGPFWTPGDTVTWTFRRFDFDRDLAEVARPMRVIADGPEGAVLWLAGGTPTGETRIVGWEEANPHDVPLTARFRPLAEAPTRIKVEGTWRGRGVLKIVPPQVPFSVWVLLKDADGADDADGTDGAEAGDMRVEWYVNLEATHRRSDDALFTSDHILDITFPVPSLPLHAEDGRLDATGAVFKDVDELAAAANYGAWPVEWSQRIRDNGSHLLDHLGDYSWAFDSAWEEVARDLADEAGDAHDLAREVSDADAPTGSGVTSKAKLGAASVLEKSFDQEHAERPNGCYDRHHR is encoded by the coding sequence ATGAGCCTGATCGACCCGTACCCGATCATCACTCCGCCTGGGCTGCGTCCCGTCGGCCAGGGGCCATTCTGGACGCCCGGGGACACCGTGACCTGGACGTTTCGTCGGTTCGACTTCGACCGTGACCTCGCCGAGGTGGCCCGACCGATGCGTGTCATCGCCGATGGACCCGAGGGTGCCGTCCTGTGGTTGGCCGGCGGGACTCCGACCGGGGAGACCCGGATCGTCGGGTGGGAGGAGGCGAACCCGCACGACGTTCCGTTGACGGCACGATTCCGTCCCCTCGCCGAGGCGCCCACCCGAATCAAGGTCGAGGGAACCTGGCGCGGCCGTGGGGTGCTCAAGATCGTTCCGCCGCAGGTTCCGTTCTCCGTGTGGGTGCTGCTCAAGGACGCTGACGGCGCCGATGATGCAGACGGGACCGATGGTGCGGAGGCCGGCGATATGCGTGTCGAGTGGTACGTCAACCTCGAAGCCACGCACCGGCGCAGCGATGATGCGCTATTCACCAGCGATCACATCCTCGACATCACGTTCCCCGTTCCGTCGTTGCCGCTCCACGCCGAGGACGGACGTCTCGATGCGACCGGTGCCGTATTCAAGGACGTCGACGAACTCGCCGCGGCCGCGAACTACGGGGCATGGCCGGTCGAATGGTCGCAGCGGATCCGGGACAACGGCAGTCACCTGCTCGACCACCTCGGCGATTATTCTTGGGCCTTCGACTCCGCATGGGAAGAGGTGGCCCGCGATCTGGCCGACGAAGCGGGCGATGCCCACGATCTGGCCCGTGAAGTGAGCGATGCGGATGCCCCGACCGGGAGCGGTGTCACGTCGAAAGCGAAACTGGGGGCCGCCTCGGTGTTAGAAAAATCGTTCGATCAGGAACATGCGGAGCGTCCAAATGGTTGTTATGACCGACACCATCGGTGA
- a CDS encoding DUF3375 domain-containing protein — protein sequence MSALSSALAYRRLLESDATLRMLRADNLAVMAGTLDAHLGRPGTRMNTEDLHESIDADLEELRDHFDLSLRTAKAYCDDWRRAEILVRRPATGARGETYELSAAGFDAIRMLEQLRTPPQTATESRLVSLAQSVRQLAIDTDPDSSRRLAALRAERDRIDAEIARVRRGDPRSVVLDRRRANERVSDILQQAQGLPADFARVRARFEELNQELRISILAAEESQSQVLDEVFRGVDLIESSDEGRTFSAFSALVRDPEQSTAFDDDIAAILDRDFSATLSLVTRRSLRTLMRQMKDGSHEVSDILTEFARGLRRYVHSHEFQRDRVMRTLIQEGLAAAAPVSQELKPYDEIGIDLELSSVSLGSVGEVILHDPEEFNAGAELGEATDSEVDFAALIAVARESEIDFAELTENINSVVTSTREASVAEVLDRFPATQGLASVVGLLSLASTYGHVDDDNREILTWTGVDGTSRTAAILRHYFTEGITL from the coding sequence ATGTCTGCCCTGTCATCTGCGCTCGCCTATCGGCGACTGCTCGAATCCGATGCCACCTTGCGCATGCTCCGGGCCGACAACCTCGCCGTCATGGCTGGAACCCTCGACGCTCACCTGGGCCGACCCGGCACCCGGATGAACACCGAGGACCTGCACGAGAGCATCGACGCCGACCTCGAGGAACTGCGCGACCACTTCGATCTCTCCCTGCGGACTGCGAAGGCGTACTGCGACGACTGGCGTCGCGCCGAGATCCTCGTCCGCCGGCCCGCCACCGGGGCAAGGGGCGAGACCTATGAACTCTCCGCCGCCGGCTTCGACGCCATCCGCATGCTCGAACAGCTGCGCACCCCACCGCAGACCGCCACCGAGTCCCGACTCGTCAGCCTCGCCCAATCCGTGCGCCAGCTGGCCATCGACACCGACCCCGACAGCTCCCGCAGACTTGCCGCCCTGCGCGCCGAACGCGACCGCATCGACGCCGAGATCGCCCGGGTCCGCCGCGGCGACCCCCGCTCCGTCGTCCTCGACCGCAGGCGAGCGAACGAACGCGTGAGCGACATCCTCCAACAGGCCCAAGGGCTGCCCGCCGACTTCGCCCGTGTGCGCGCCCGCTTCGAAGAGCTCAACCAAGAGCTGCGAATCTCGATCCTCGCCGCCGAGGAGTCCCAGTCCCAGGTCCTCGACGAAGTCTTCCGCGGCGTCGACCTCATCGAATCCTCCGACGAAGGCCGCACCTTCTCGGCGTTCTCCGCCCTCGTCCGCGACCCCGAACAGTCCACGGCCTTCGACGATGACATCGCCGCCATCCTCGACCGTGACTTCTCCGCCACCCTCTCGCTTGTCACCCGCCGGTCCCTGCGCACCCTGATGCGACAGATGAAGGACGGCTCCCACGAGGTCTCGGACATCCTCACCGAATTCGCTCGCGGCCTGCGCCGCTACGTCCACTCCCACGAATTCCAACGCGACCGCGTGATGCGCACCCTCATCCAGGAGGGCCTGGCCGCAGCCGCGCCCGTGTCGCAGGAACTCAAGCCCTACGACGAGATCGGCATCGACCTCGAACTCTCAAGCGTGTCGCTCGGCAGCGTCGGCGAGGTCATCCTCCACGACCCCGAAGAGTTCAACGCCGGCGCGGAACTCGGCGAAGCCACGGACTCCGAGGTCGACTTCGCCGCGCTCATCGCTGTCGCCCGCGAATCCGAGATCGACTTCGCCGAACTCACTGAGAACATCAATTCCGTCGTCACCTCCACCCGCGAGGCCTCCGTCGCCGAGGTGCTCGACCGATTCCCCGCCACCCAGGGACTGGCCAGCGTCGTCGGCCTGCTGTCCCTGGCCAGCACGTACGGGCACGTCGATGACGACAACCGCGAAATCCTCACCTGGACCGGCGTCGACGGCACCTCCCGCACCGCCGCCATCCTCCGCCACTACTTCACCGAAGGCATCACCCTATGA
- a CDS encoding MmcQ/YjbR family DNA-binding protein translates to MDPDTVLRLAHEQAMQYPSVEIDHPFGPDNTVYKVRGKMFMMAFQLRGIPSINLKIDPLDGEVLRDAYAEISPGYHMNKKHWITVAGAEVEADRDGTGDGDDDDGDGDGDVGGDHLDADLLHDLVLESYCLVVSKMPKKDRPVDPVTFGGRSDDG, encoded by the coding sequence ATGGATCCCGACACAGTGCTCCGACTGGCCCACGAGCAGGCCATGCAGTACCCCTCCGTCGAGATCGACCACCCGTTCGGCCCGGACAACACCGTGTACAAGGTGCGCGGGAAGATGTTCATGATGGCCTTTCAGCTGCGCGGAATCCCGAGCATCAACCTCAAGATCGACCCGCTTGACGGTGAAGTGCTGCGTGACGCCTATGCCGAGATCTCACCGGGCTACCACATGAACAAGAAGCACTGGATCACCGTAGCCGGGGCGGAGGTCGAAGCCGACCGTGACGGGACCGGAGACGGGGATGACGATGACGGAGACGGTGACGGAGACGTGGGAGGGGACCATCTGGATGCCGACCTCCTCCACGACCTCGTCCTCGAGTCCTACTGCCTCGTCGTGTCGAAGATGCCGAAGAAAGACCGACCGGTCGACCCAGTGACCTTCGGCGGGAGAAGCGATGACGGCTGA
- a CDS encoding asparaginase domain-containing protein, whose product MPETSSPAAPHLLLAALGGTIASTANATGGVAPALSGAEIAAAAGLDQVWPNLQADFTQVAQVSSANVTLEMLFDVVELARTSAADGIVLTQGTDTLEESAFGLWLLNDSGIHIAVTGAMRNPTLPGADGPANVRAAALTALSAQVSHLPSSLVFNDEVHDPRFATKAHATSTAAFSSGPVLGAVGWLSEDDLHLPHAPQSPTSPFRGLPRPSQLSKVALAEVGLGEPPETLDLLAGSGFTGAVIAGAGGGHVPEELVPAVTRLAETMPVVLASRTGSGASLRRTYGYPGGEIGLLETGLIPAGILDARKARIVLTLALSFGFDPAEVFAHFA is encoded by the coding sequence ATGCCTGAGACCTCATCGCCTGCTGCCCCTCACCTGCTCTTGGCCGCTCTCGGCGGGACCATCGCGTCGACCGCCAATGCCACAGGGGGAGTTGCCCCAGCTCTCAGCGGAGCGGAGATCGCCGCGGCCGCCGGGCTCGACCAGGTCTGGCCGAATCTGCAGGCCGATTTCACGCAGGTCGCTCAGGTCTCGAGTGCCAATGTCACCCTTGAGATGCTCTTCGACGTCGTCGAACTCGCCCGCACCTCCGCGGCCGACGGAATCGTGCTCACCCAGGGCACCGACACCCTCGAGGAGTCCGCGTTCGGACTCTGGCTGCTCAATGATTCGGGCATCCACATCGCCGTCACCGGGGCCATGCGCAACCCGACCCTGCCCGGAGCCGATGGCCCGGCCAACGTCCGTGCCGCCGCACTCACAGCATTGTCAGCGCAGGTCAGCCATCTGCCCTCGTCTCTGGTGTTCAATGATGAAGTTCACGATCCGAGGTTCGCCACGAAGGCACACGCCACCTCGACGGCGGCGTTCTCCTCCGGTCCCGTCCTCGGGGCGGTCGGCTGGCTGAGCGAGGATGACCTCCACCTTCCGCATGCACCCCAGTCACCGACGTCACCGTTCCGGGGTCTGCCCCGTCCGTCTCAGCTGAGCAAGGTCGCCCTCGCCGAGGTGGGGCTGGGCGAGCCGCCGGAGACCCTTGATCTCCTCGCCGGTTCCGGATTCACAGGTGCCGTGATCGCGGGCGCCGGCGGCGGGCATGTCCCCGAGGAGCTTGTTCCTGCGGTGACCCGCCTGGCGGAGACGATGCCGGTGGTGCTCGCCTCACGCACCGGCTCGGGTGCGAGCCTGCGCCGGACCTACGGCTACCCCGGCGGTGAGATCGGTCTGCTCGAGACCGGGCTCATCCCCGCAGGAATCCTCGATGCCCGCAAGGCCCGCATCGTACTCACCCTGGCGCTGAGCTTCGGCTTCGACCCCGCCGAGGTGTTCGCCCACTTCGCGTGA